The Rhizobacter sp. J219 DNA segment CGGTGGCCTTTTTCGCTGTCGGGCTGCTTCAGCTCGCATTCGCGGTCGATGCTGAAACCGGCCGGCGCCTCGCGCGTCTTGAGCCAGTCCGACATCGCGATGGCCGGTGACATCTCGGTCTGCAGCAGCGTGAGCGTGATGCCCGATTTCTTGTCGTTCGCGAGCAGTTCCACGAGCAGCGAGACCACGCGGTCGGCCGCCTTCGTGCTGCCGGCTCCGACGACCACCAGCTGCGCACGCGGGTCGATCCACACCGTGGTCGTCGAGCGTTTCGGGAAGGCGCGCGGCAGCAGGCCGTGCACGATGTCTTCCTTCAGCTCCTTGGCCTTCTTGCCCTTGGGGCGGCGGCCGGTGTGGGCTTCGATCTTGTCGAAACCGGCTTCGAGCTGGCTCTTGATGACCTGGCTGGGCACCGCCTTGCGCTCGACGCAGAGCTTGAGGATGAGCTGGCCACCCACGCCTTCCATCAGCGCACTGTGCTTTTCGCCGCGGGGCTCGACCCAGCCGGCCGATTCGGGTTGCGAGGCACCACATTCGATGAAGCGGCCATTGAGCAGGCGCTTCTCGATCTCGGTGGAGGAGGGCGGCTCCCAGGAGCCGATGCGGTAGAGGAGGGCGTTCTTGAACATGGGCCGCGGATTCTAGGTGGCGGCCCTGGCTTTCCCTCGGTTCGGAAGGGCTGGAACGACAAATCGTTGACAGCCTGGTCGGCAGCTTCTATAAAACAAACATTCCGAAAACAGTAAACGTCGAACAAACGTTCTACAAGCGTTCCAACGACAGTGGTGCCGCCAACGGACGCCACGAGGAGACAACGATGACGCGTTCGGGATCGCCACCGGCCGGCTGGCCAGGGCCGTGCTCGGCTTCACCTTGTGCGGGCCTTGTGGGGCCTCGCCGCGCCGGCGCAGGCCGACGGGCCCGGCCTGCCCAACCTCAGCTACGGCAGCAACGAGGTCTTCAGGCCGATCACCATCCTCAACAGCGACGTGTCGGGCAGCGCGCGCGGCCACGGCACGGTGCAGATGGTCAACGGCTACCTCTTCGTGCCCTTCGGCCGCGACTCAGGCGCCTCGGGCGGCGGCTTCGCGTTCTACGACATGAGCAACCCGCGTGCGCCGGTGCGGGTGTCGCAGACCAACGTGACCGCGCTGCGCGAACCGCACGGCTTCGGCTTCAGCAACAGCTACCCGGGCCGCTATGTGGTCATGCAGTCGATCGGCGGCATCCAGTTCTGGGACATCACCAACGAACGTGCGCCCACGCTGCTGCGCGACATGACGCTGCCCGGCATCGCCGAGTCCGACTACGCGCTCGGCGCGTGGTGGGCCTTCTGGCAGGCGCCGTATGTCTACGTGGGCGGCTCGGGCAACGGCATCTACGTGGTCGATGCCACCGACCCGCGCAACCCGACGCTGGTGCGGCAGGTCCCCACCAGCGCCTGGGGCGGCTTTCGCGTCGGGCCGGTGTTTGCCGTCGGCAACCTGCTGATCGGCACGCACAACGAAGGCTCGGGCATCGTCTCGCTCGACATCGGCAACCCGCGCGACCCGCGCGTCATCGCCTCCACCACCGCGAGCGCCGCGCACTACGGGACGATCGTCAACGGCGAGCGCCTCATCACCGCCGGCCTCGACAACCGGCTGCATGTGCACGACATCAGCGACCCGCGTGTCTTCCCGCAGGTCCTGCAGTCGCCCGACACGGGCGGGCGCGGCGGTTATGTGTCGACGCAGCGCGGCTTCGCCTACGCCGGCTTCTCGAACAAGTACGCCAAGATCAACCTCTCCATGGGGGCGATCGTCGGCACCGGCACCTCGAACATCGCCAACCGCGACGAAGACTGGCACCGTCTTTGGCAACCTCGTGCTGGTGGGCAACGACCACGGCAACGGCAGCGCGATCATGC contains these protein-coding regions:
- a CDS encoding LVIVD repeat-containing protein → MWGLAAPAQADGPGLPNLSYGSNEVFRPITILNSDVSGSARGHGTVQMVNGYLFVPFGRDSGASGGGFAFYDMSNPRAPVRVSQTNVTALREPHGFGFSNSYPGRYVVMQSIGGIQFWDITNERAPTLLRDMTLPGIAESDYALGAWWAFWQAPYVYVGGSGNGIYVVDATDPRNPTLVRQVPTSAWGGFRVGPVFAVGNLLIGTHNEGSGIVSLDIGNPRDPRVIASTTASAAHYGTIVNGERLITAGLDNRLHVHDISDPRVFPQVLQSPDTGGRGGYVSTQRGFAYAGFSNKYAKINLSMGAIVGTGTSNIANRDEDWHRLWQPRAGGQRPRQRQRDHAAPRRGPSPARPR